A single window of bacterium DNA harbors:
- a CDS encoding NlpC/P60 family protein: MKKYIPAGDSNIWQSYGLDPNTVKTISDKELANIPTDDGVPKIDYYNSETHKQGIWKMVVNLVLPFIPVIGQLYTMYQGISAIKKGDYWQGALNFFGAGGKIPGLPGGLNMQLGTIARFVKYINPISIALFANDLTDGSGRKIQGVNRFLAGLQFGGNYLLPNLPRLPGINLNDAQLQYLAKVGANIDKISDYYQKGVMITGKEKIFGGKEVSDEERIQLAGSLLGSHIQQAASNPNTNIADAIKQGVGSFVTDMVVNTPVNAVNDATQVLNYTMNQALKAYTSIVKTENGLIANAAGQIIEGINLPTTLLNNAMTVYGRVGGFVGSGMNAGAIGNAVFKWISEQLDKIFNNQNNTNTQQMVDEAIKTAEDYVGTKYVSGGESKEGIDCSGLVRKLYPETFKKDMTADEMYDSIVNKKTIEGSKVERSEVKAGDLVFWKGHVEIITKVYGNGRVDMIGASYSKGEVVKRFNVSFTSLENNWGPKFYGYIRLLP, translated from the coding sequence ATGAAGAAGTATATTCCTGCTGGAGATAGTAATATCTGGCAGTCTTATGGGCTGGACCCAAATACAGTCAAAACTATCTCAGATAAGGAATTAGCCAATATCCCAACTGATGATGGCGTGCCAAAGATTGATTACTACAATTCCGAGACGCACAAACAGGGCATTTGGAAGATGGTAGTTAATCTTGTACTGCCTTTTATTCCAGTCATCGGACAATTGTATACGATGTATCAGGGAATCTCTGCTATCAAGAAGGGAGATTATTGGCAAGGGGCATTAAATTTCTTTGGTGCTGGCGGAAAGATTCCTGGTCTTCCTGGTGGTCTTAATATGCAGTTAGGAACGATAGCAAGATTTGTTAAATATATTAATCCAATCTCTATTGCTTTGTTTGCCAATGACTTAACTGATGGTAGCGGTCGTAAGATACAAGGAGTGAATAGATTTTTAGCTGGCTTACAGTTTGGAGGTAATTACTTATTACCTAATTTACCTCGGTTACCAGGTATTAATCTTAATGATGCTCAATTACAATATCTTGCAAAGGTAGGAGCAAATATTGATAAAATTAGCGATTACTACCAGAAAGGCGTGATGATTACTGGTAAAGAGAAGATATTTGGCGGTAAAGAGGTATCAGATGAGGAGAGAATACAATTAGCTGGAAGTCTATTAGGTTCTCATATTCAACAGGCGGCAAGTAATCCTAATACAAACATAGCAGATGCTATAAAACAAGGAGTAGGAAGTTTTGTTACAGATATGGTGGTAAATACACCTGTAAACGCAGTTAATGATGCTACTCAAGTATTAAATTATACCATGAACCAAGCTCTTAAGGCATATACTTCAATAGTAAAGACAGAGAATGGACTTATTGCTAATGCTGCAGGTCAAATTATAGAAGGTATAAATTTACCTACGACACTATTGAATAATGCTATGACAGTGTATGGTAGAGTAGGTGGATTTGTCGGTAGTGGGATGAATGCAGGAGCGATTGGGAATGCAGTTTTTAAATGGATTTCAGAACAACTGGATAAGATTTTTAATAATCAAAATAATACTAATACCCAACAAATGGTTGATGAGGCTATTAAAACGGCTGAAGATTATGTAGGGACAAAATATGTTTCTGGTGGAGAGAGTAAAGAAGGAATTGATTGTTCTGGGCTTGTTAGAAAACTTTATCCAGAAACCTTTAAGAAAGACATGACAGCAGATGAGATGTATGATTCGATAGTTAATAAAAAGACGATAGAAGGAAGTAAAGTAGAAAGGTCTGAAGTAAAAGCAGGAGACCTTGTATTTTGGAAAGGACATGTAGAAATTATTACAAAGGTTTATGGAAATGGAAGGGTTGATATGATTGGAGCTTCTTATAGTAAAGGAGAAGTGGTAAAAAGATTCAATGTGTCATTTACTTCATTAGAAAATAATTGGGGACCGAAGTTTTATGGCTATATACGACTATTACCTTAA